The genomic stretch AAGGATGGCATGGCGTGCCCTATGGTAAGCCGCTGGTGCGCACACGTGAGTATGTCGAGATTGTCAGAACGATTCTCAAGCGTGAGCAGCCGCTGGAGTATCACGGCGAGCATTACCAAATTCCCGTCAAAGGTGGTACGGGATTGGGCAAACCGCTCAAGCTGCTGCTGCATCCGCGACGCGCTCAGATCCCGATTTATCTGGCAGCCGTCGGGCCAAAGAATGTTGCCCTGGCTGCCGAGATTGCTGATGGGTGGCTGCCGGTTTTCTTCTCGCCGCAGCGCGTGAATTTGTATCGCCAGTGGCTTGACGAAGGATTTGCCCGCAGAAGCGCAGCCGCGGCTGAGGCCAGCTTTGATATTGCGCCGACAGCATCGGTTGTTGTTGGCCAGGATGTCGCCGCCTGCCGCGCCAAGGTCAAGCCGCTGCTGGCGCTCTATATCGGCGGCATGGGCGCGCGCGGAAAGAATTTCTATAACGACATTGCCCGTCGTTACGGGTACGAAGAAGCGGCTGAGCGCATTCAAGAGCTCTACCTTACCGGTCGCCAACGAGAAGCTGTTGCCGCCGTACCCGACGCACTGGTTGATGAGGTCGCGCTGTGCGGCCCACGCGAGCGCAT from Blastocatellia bacterium encodes the following:
- a CDS encoding LLM class F420-dependent oxidoreductase; amino-acid sequence: MRLGLNLGYWSAEPSDHVTLAREADQLGYHSVWTAEAWGSDAVTTLTWLAAKTERINVGTAIMQMPARTPAMTAMTAATLDHLSGGRFLLGLGVSGPQVVEGWHGVPYGKPLVRTREYVEIVRTILKREQPLEYHGEHYQIPVKGGTGLGKPLKLLLHPRRAQIPIYLAAVGPKNVALAAEIADGWLPVFFSPQRVNLYRQWLDEGFARRSAAAAEASFDIAPTASVVVGQDVAACRAKVKPLLALYIGGMGARGKNFYNDIARRYGYEEAAERIQELYLTGRQREAVAAVPDALVDEVALCGPRERIADQLAAWREAGVTTLLCGTDDVQTLRMMAELVL